The window GAGCGTCTCCCGCCCAGCGGCCGCCTTGCGCACGAGCCGCCCGTTGGAAATCGCCGTGAACCCCCGAGGCACACGCACGATCATTTCGGTCGTGGTGCGGTCGTGGGGCGCGTCGTGGCAGGGGAACCAATAGCGGGCGAACTCGTCCTCGCCCTGGGTCCAGACCTGGCGGGGCTTGTCCGGGTACCCCCGGTCCGGTCCGATGAAATGCAGGCCCAGGGGCGGTCGGACGACTTTGTACTCGATGGACACGACGGCCCGCTGGCCGGCCCGCGCGGCGCGCGGGAAACGAACGGTCAGTTTCTTTTTGTCGTAATCAAATTTCGCGGGGCGACCGTCCACGCGGATTTTCCCCAACCGGAACCCCACCGCGTCGAACGCCATTTGGTCCGCCCCGTCCGCGATGGCGCGGAGGGTCGTTTCGCAGGTCCCCGTCAGGGACTTGGCGCGGAAATCCAGCCGCAGGTCCAGGCGGATGTGCTCGGTGTCGAAAGCGCGGTCCGGCGCGTAATGGTTTTCGGCCCCTTTGAGCGTGAAGCGGCCATCGAACGCCGTGGCGGCGTGCCGGCAAATCATTCGTTCTTCCCTCATCGTTTCTCTCCTCGGCCCGGCGCGACGGGCGGTTCCGCGGGCGCGTCCTTGAAATTTGTCAGAAACACGTTGAAGGCCAACGCCGTGATCTGCACAACCTCCATCCGCTTGCCCGCGGCGGAAAAGCGGCTCCAGCGGGTGGGCAATTCGAATTGGTTTTGAAACATCTGCTCGTCTTCAAACAACCACGCGCCGCCGTCGGCGGTCCGCAACCCCCGCAACCGGTGCGTGTCCGTGTCCAAAAAAACCGTCCAAGCCCCTTCGCCCGCCGGCGATTTGACCTCGAGCCGGCGGCAGAGCCGCCCCTGAAAGTGCCCCAAACCCAAGTAGGGGGCCTCGGGCACCCCCCGGGCCAAATGGTCCGGGGCCAGCAAAAAGAAAAATCGTTCCCGAGCGCGGGACGCTTCCGTTGGCTCCGCCGCGGGGAAGGCCAGGCCGGGCCCCGTCCAGGATTGGTCCAAGACGCCCATGCGTTCCCGCACGGACCACTCGCCGCCCGGCAGGCGTTGCGCCTCAATAGCGAAGGGCTGGGAGACCACGCCGACGGTGGAAGCGAAAATCAGGTTGGCCTGGGCCACGGCGGTTTCCAAGCGGTCAAAACGCGCGCGCGTCCCCGCCGCGTCCCGCATCCGCTCGATGTCGGAAAGGTTCTTGGCGGGTTTGGCGAAAAGGGCGGAAGCCGACAGAGCGGTTCCCATCAGCATGAAAAGGGGCCAACGTCTCATAAATTGCGGCAATTATAGCGGATATGGAATCGTTGCTTAAAATTGATTTTCCGCCGTGTCCCATCCCGGCCCTTGGGGAGGGGCCCAATGCTTTATCAGCGATCTCCGAAGGGCAAACTCAAGATCGCCCCGGCCCGTCGTCCCTGACGGCTACTCTTTCTTCGGGTCCGGCGGGTAGGCGGCGTGCTGGGGGAGGCCGTCGGTGATTCGGTCCCAGGGCTGGGCCTGGGACACGAACAGGTGCATCTCGTTTTTAAAGACGGAGGGGTCGTCCAGGCTCGAGGCGGTGATCCCGATAAAGGGCCAGTGGGCGCCCCGCTGGCCGCCCGTGAGACGCGACCCGCAGGCCCCGCAAAAGCTCCGGGTGTTGGTGCCGCCCCGGGCGCTGGGAACGGCGTGGTACGTCGGCGCGCCCTTCACAAACGTGAACGCTTTGATCGGCACGAGAAGCCCCGCCACGAAGGGCCCGCCCGTGGCCCGCTGGCAGTCCCGGCAGTGGCATTGGAACATGCGGAGGGGCGCGGCGCCGCAACGGTAACGGATCGCTCCGCAGGCGCACCCCCCTTCGAAAGGAATAATCATTTTTCCATCCAGCCGCCAAAGCGGGGTTTAATCGAAGTGGGGTTTGTTGGGAACATAGACTTAATATCTCTTTTCGACCGAGGCCACGGGGAAGAGGCCCGAATAGGCGATGCCGGTGGTGTAGCCGCCGCCCACTTTGAGAAAGAGCCGCTCGCGAAGCCGCCATTGGTAGGCGGCCGAGCCGTAGGCGATGGACCCGAGCCCCACCCCGACGGTAACCACGGGGCCCGAACGGTCGTGTTTGGCGTAGAACGCCAACCCCGCCGCGGCGAAGGACGGCACGCCGAAGGTGTAATAGGGGTAAACGCCCTCCCGCCAACGGTGCTCGACGGTATAGCCCAGGACATCCACACCGGCGGGGTGAAGGAAGCCGCCGTGGAAAGACGGGATGCGGCCCGGCGACGCGGACTCCCCCGCCCCAAGAGGCCGGGAGAGGGTCGTCCCAAGGATCAAAAGAACGGCGACGGTCCGCAATCGGAAAAGGGGACGCGGGGCGCGAAGCATGGGGCGGAATGCAGGGAACACTATTGCCCCCAATCCGGTGGCCTTCGGTTTTCTTTGATTTGCGATTGATGGCGTTTGTCTTGGAGTATCTTGTTCTTGGCCCGGCGGCTGCGGCGGCGCTTTTGGCGGCGGATCTTCTCGATGGCCTGCTGTTTGGCGCTCTGGGCGCCCAACAGTTTTTCTTCCATTTTCTCTGCCAGCCGATGGCGAGCCAGATAGCGGTTTAAGGCCTGGGAACGCTCTTCCTGGCACCGCACGATCGTGCCCGAAGGACGGTGCAATAGCACCACGCAGGTGGACACCTTGTTCACGTTCTGTCCCCCGTGCCCGCCGGAGCGCACGAACTGCTCCTCCAAATCCCGCTCAAAGACCCCCAACCCCGTGAGACGGGCTTCGAGGGCTTTCCATTTGCTGGGACTAACGGGAAAATCGGGCATGGCCTTCAAAGTATACCGAAG of the Elusimicrobiota bacterium genome contains:
- a CDS encoding GFA family protein, with protein sequence MIIPFEGGCACGAIRYRCGAAPLRMFQCHCRDCQRATGGPFVAGLLVPIKAFTFVKGAPTYHAVPSARGGTNTRSFCGACGSRLTGGQRGAHWPFIGITASSLDDPSVFKNEMHLFVSQAQPWDRITDGLPQHAAYPPDPKKE
- a CDS encoding peptide chain release factor-like protein yields the protein MPDFPVSPSKWKALEARLTGLGVFERDLEEQFVRSGGHGGQNVNKVSTCVVLLHRPSGTIVRCQEERSQALNRYLARHRLAEKMEEKLLGAQSAKQQAIEKIRRQKRRRSRRAKNKILQDKRHQSQIKENRRPPDWGQ